A window from Bacteroidota bacterium encodes these proteins:
- a CDS encoding NAD(P)/FAD-dependent oxidoreductase, whose amino-acid sequence MNVIVIGGGAAGFFAALSCKKHHPDFSVTILEKSEKLLSKVKVSGGGRCNVTHACFENSQLAKFYPRGGKQLKKSFFQFSTKDTVEWFESRGVKLKTEEDNRMFPVTNNSQTIIDCLMNEANKLGVRIQKGISISTIRKKENGFDLFTGEKNIYADKIIIASGGSPKLEGFNWLKELGHTIVPPVPSLFTFNMPNEEIKKLMGVVANPVSVKIKGTKLSSEGALLITHWGMSGPAILKLSSFGARNLNAMNYKFEVLINWVNKTESDTRNFLKQELKTISKRQIGNKNPFGLPNRLWLFFLEKNEIDSETSWNQLAKKNLNKLINTLVNDSYKAEGKTTFKEEFVTCGGISLEEISFETMESKVCPGIYFAGEVLDVDAITGGFNFQNAWTTGFIAGKLKSNS is encoded by the coding sequence ATGAATGTAATTGTCATTGGCGGAGGTGCTGCAGGATTTTTTGCAGCGCTCTCCTGCAAAAAACATCATCCGGATTTTTCCGTAACTATTCTTGAAAAGTCCGAAAAGCTTTTATCTAAAGTAAAAGTATCCGGTGGAGGAAGATGTAATGTTACCCACGCTTGTTTTGAAAATTCTCAACTCGCAAAATTTTATCCGCGAGGCGGAAAGCAATTGAAGAAATCTTTTTTCCAGTTCAGCACGAAAGATACCGTGGAATGGTTTGAAAGCCGTGGCGTGAAATTAAAAACGGAAGAAGACAATCGGATGTTTCCGGTTACAAATAATTCCCAAACAATTATTGATTGCTTAATGAACGAAGCAAACAAACTCGGAGTTAGAATTCAGAAAGGAATTTCAATTTCTACTATCAGAAAAAAAGAAAACGGATTTGATTTATTTACCGGAGAAAAAAATATTTATGCTGATAAAATAATTATTGCTTCAGGAGGAAGCCCAAAGTTGGAAGGATTCAATTGGCTGAAAGAACTCGGACATACAATCGTTCCTCCTGTTCCATCGCTCTTCACTTTCAACATGCCGAACGAAGAAATAAAAAAACTCATGGGCGTGGTAGCAAATCCTGTCTCAGTAAAAATAAAAGGAACAAAACTTTCAAGCGAAGGCGCGCTACTGATTACTCACTGGGGAATGAGCGGCCCGGCAATTTTAAAACTTTCTTCTTTCGGTGCGAGAAATTTGAATGCGATGAATTATAAATTCGAAGTGTTAATCAACTGGGTAAATAAAACAGAAAGTGACACAAGAAATTTTCTTAAACAAGAATTAAAAACAATCAGCAAACGACAAATCGGAAATAAAAATCCTTTCGGACTTCCAAACAGGCTGTGGCTTTTCTTCCTGGAGAAAAATGAAATTGATTCTGAAACTTCGTGGAACCAACTTGCGAAAAAAAATCTGAACAAACTTATTAATACTCTGGTGAACGATTCTTACAAAGCCGAAGGCAAAACAACTTTCAAGGAAGAATTTGTAACCTGCGGAGGAATTTCATTGGAGGAGATTTCGTTTGAAACCATGGAAAGCAAAGTTTGTCCGGGGATTTATTTTGCAGGAGAAGTTTTAGATGTGGATGCAATCACTGGCGGATTCAATTTCCAAAACGCATGGACAACTGGATTCATAGCAGGCAAATTAAAAAGCAATTCCTGA